The nucleotide window taaaatttattctaATAGTTTTGATAATGTAGTAGCAAATATTGCTTCCATTatagaattataaaaaatttgtcaACATGTTTTGGCGGTATTTTTTTCATGTTGGATGTGTTTTTCgtattttgaatatatatatatatatatatatatatatatatatatatatataagatggaCTTAGATATCTTGAAACTTTTTTTTCCTTGTTATTAAGCAAGCTATTTCATTCTTATAGGATCCTCCACAATTAAAGTAATGAAAGAATAGGCCAAATTTTATAAACTAAATGATAAAAAGCCCAAAAGATTTCCTGTTCCTGCCTAATGGAATTCTACAAACTACTTAAAGaatcttttaaatataaaaaattattatatacttTTATTGTAAATAATGTTAGCAAGTTAGTTTATATTGGAATGTgtgtgaaaaaaatttaaaaattatagaaGTTTTTAATAATGTAACATATACTTTATTTGGTATTTATTATCCTACTGCACCTATTTTTTTAGTTGTTTGCATTAATATTGATGGTGCATtaaaagaatatcaatgtgataaTGGTttaaagataactaactataTAGCTATGAAATCAAaatggataaaatattttttaaaaatttcatcaaTCTATTTAGTTACTTGTGTTTTTTATCCTTTTAaatgatttttattaatttattatgaaaGTTCAGAAGTAGATGTTgatattgatgataaaattagagaTATTAAAATTTAGTCATTAACTTATATGACAATTATAGTGCTAACTATAGCAATAAACATATTACCTCCTAAACTTAGCATCTAAGGATTAACACAGTGGGGGTAGTAAAATATTTAAGGAAATAAAACTATTAttacaaaaattaaataaaaaatctttGGGGATCCTTTGAGCTTGATATATATCTAACTTTTGAATTTTATGATAGCACTAGAGTTTCTTATTTTGGAATAGTAAGTATGATACACAATAATATTTTCAATCTCAGTGAAATCACGAGACAAATACTAGTGACTCTAGTATTTACCATAGTCGTCAAGCAGCCTTAAGTGCAAGAGAACAAAAACCTGGATGAAACTAGATTGATTATGACCCCCTGAATTAATCAAAGCTTAAGCATATATCGATACTAGGACAAAGGTGACCAAATAAAACCAAAAGATTATTTACAAAAACAACTACCTCCTATTCTACATATCAACCACCGAAGGGACTATTACAAAAACTAGATCGATTAAATATttgtaattttatttaattttgatatcatttttttttatgtcgTTATACATTTACACTCACTATGGAtgtacattattttttaaaaaaattaaatataaaattataaaaattttatattatatattatttttttaaaaatgaaaaatatcgATTCAAACGGGAACCAAAATTTATGGATTCAATTGGATTCCAAAACTGCCGCTTTCCTGTTCGGTTCCGATTCCATGTTTTGCCAAACCGGACCGGACCCGAAGGAAGATTCAGGAAGTATTGTCAAGCCTAAAAACATATGCTAATAATGTCGTatattttatcatagttaattggATCATTAGTGCTTTTATATCTTAATAATGTTAATAGTTCCATGCAACTTCTGACAATTTAAGCTAAACCCACCGGCGAGTAAATACGACTTTGTTTGCGGTAGATGCAAACAAGAGAAGTTAAACCAGTGTTCGGTCACTGATAACGGCGACGACGTTGACGACGGCCACCTCGACCGAAGGGGATGCAACTAAGCTGGCCCTGCCGGAGCACAATAGAGTTCGCCCGCATCAGCTCCTCCTGCGCTTTCCCCTCTGTGGTGCTCTCTATCCCATGCGCAGAATCATGGCTATGAGTTGATCCGAAAACAGCGTCGGTCTTCGTGCTATCAGCTCGCTCTTTCCTGTTGGAGAGTATCCCCAACGAAAGCATCTTCTTCCATCGCCACTTCTTGGATGAAGAAGCATGAGTGTCGTCACTTCCTGGTACATCTCTCGTTGCCTCCATCATCGCAATCGTAAAGGGATCAAGCTCTTTCCTGCCTTGGTTGGGACGAGACCTAAACATCTTCGATCCATGATGCCTCGGCGACTGTGAAGTCGAGGTGGCGCTGTCAGCTCCATCATCCGTGCGTGGGAAGTAAAGGCGTGGAGGGGGCTTCAGAGGCTGCAGAATGCGTTCTTCCTCCAACGCCTCATCAGCTGCAGCAACTTCCGGCACTTGGTCCAGCGTCTTAGAGGAAGAGGCGCTGCCAGCTCCATCATCCCTGCGTGGGAAGTAAAGGCGTGGAGGGGGCTTCAGAGGCTGCAGAATGCGTTCTTCCTCCAACACCTCATCAGCTGCAGCAGCCTCCGGCACTTGGTCCAGCGTCTTAGAGGAAGAGGCGCTGCCAGCTCCATCATCCGTGCGTGAGAAGTAACGGCGAGGAGGGGGCTTCAGAGGCAGCTCGAACAGTACCTCATCAGCTACAGAAACTTCCGGCGCTTTCTCCAGCGTCTTAGAGAAAGAGAGCCACTTGGGGATGCCGGGTTTCTCCTCCCATCCGAAAGCGACGCCGTGTGCACGGATGGCAGCGCCATGAACTGGGCTGCCGGGCGCAGTGATGCAACTGCGATACACGTCGTCGTATCGCTTCGGGGTCTCGGGAGCACTGTGATGTTCGTCGTCCGAGTGTTCTACAGCTACCACAAACTCCATATCTTTGATCGCCCTCCCCTTTGTTTCAGTGTCTGCCAGTAATACGACTGCGTCTCGATCGCGACagaaaaaaagaggaggaaggagagccgACTTCATAATATATTGACATGATTTGCATATATAACccttttacaactgaaaactatatatatgtcatgctatctaAATTTGGATTCCTAAACTCATTTCTGATTTTGACAATCATTTTAATGTTTTGATAATTGTACTCCTAAAAAGTTcaatgatggaaaaaaaaaattgcaaaaatATTTGGAATATAGTGATTTGTCATTTATTTGTATTCTTTCTGTCAAGAAAATTCACCAAATTTATTCAAGAGGTATCACATAAATGACATGTCAAAAGTGCATATGTGTTGATATGGCAGTGCACATAATCCAATTTAAAAACATCAATTAGTAAAATGATTTGTAAGTTCGATAAACAAAGCCATATGATTTATTTTTCCAATTCAATTATTACCAAATgtttttcatttaattttttaattattgcaTATTTAAATATTGTCATGGCATTCTAATTCTCCCAATGATGTATAATaaataatacaaaattaaataCTTAGGATTAGACAACAAGAAAGAAATAAGCCACTGCATCAGCATCGATCGTCCATCGATAGCACCATTACCTCCAAGCCACACCAACGTAGTTCCTTTTAGGGATGGCTTAGCCAACCACGTAGTTCCTTTTAGGGATGGCTTGGCCATCCACGTAGTTCCTTTtagggatctctctctctctctctctctctctctctctctctcttactagAGAACTAGACTTCTTAGTCTTCTACCTTAACCTTCATATTATTAGTCTCAGGAGCGACCCTACAACTATTTTGCATGACGTATATTTTATTCGATTTCAAAGAACCTTTCTTTTATTCgaactctttccttttttttttaagaaaaaaaatgaaataagatAAATTATCATGTCGCATATAAGTGAAATAATCTGGAAATATAGATACGAATCAAAGGTTCTATAAGTGAAAtgatttttgtttttaatatccACGAGCATACTTAATATTATAAACGATTTAAGGATATGAGTTCTCTTAATATTCCTTTTCCAAAAAATAAGAAGACTTCTCTTTATGTAATTATAAGTACAATCTAAATTCAACAATATATATTCAAGAAATATGAAATAACtacattttaaaattacataaatgTTGATGTATAAGTATCCATAAGCAACTAATATGAGTGTCGAACCTTAAGCCAAAAAAAATTGTTATATTATCCTCATTGCTTGATCATTTAAAGAACTTACCCTACACATTGATAAGTCTCCATCATAATATAAAGAACTTTAatttagaaaaagaagaaaaagttgaTATTTTATTCTTATTGCTTGATAATTTAAATAACCTACCGTACAAGTTGAAGAGTTAATCCTTATTGCTTGACAATTTAAAGAAGTTACCACATAGAGTAGTTAGCCCTTTATACGAAGGAAGTTCCATAGCACAagtcttttttttattcttcgtTATGCATTCCAAAACAAATAAAGAATAAACTATGGTATAGTCCGATCATAATTGTAAGACGAATTGAATGAGCTATGATTGTAAGACGGCAAGTAGTCGAGTGCcttcatgaaaaataataaagTCAAAATTTGGCAACAAATAATCTCAAAGCCAGGAAAACAAATGAATATGATGGAGTCATTCAAAGGATGATCGATGTGTTAGATCGACTTTAAGTCGCGACACCAATCTCAATTCTTGAAGGTTTTGTGTTCTTCATTTTTGGCTTTTGAGCTTGTAGCTTTGGCATTTTGTAGGGCAGTTGATGATGTTTACTTGGTGGAAGTTGGGTTGTGAGCCTTATAAACGCTTCTAGACATGGCTGTGCATTATTTATACAACTTGATTGGATAAGGTTAGTAATTGAGGCCTTATAACCAAAGGAAAATGAGATTTAGCCCTCTAGTCAATACACATGGTGTAGTATATACCTAACATGTAACACTATTCATCATAGCATTTCTAGCCTTACTCGTATTTGAAATTATCAGCGTTTCTTTTTAGGAAACTCAAATTTTCTATTGAAAATATTCATTCCTTAATTATAAGATAAGGCATTTGTTTTAATTTAAGAAACTTTAATTGTTGAAGTTTTATGTTTCACATAGGTGTAATTAGGAATAGGCCTATAAAAGGATTCTGAAATTTTCTAACCAAATACcatattcttttttatatgatatttctcatatttctttcttcttattctatTATTGCCTCTTATGCATGCTCATGAATTTGCATATCAATCAAACTAAGTAATGGATGAATACTCAATCTTATTTTTGAGAATGGATTCAACTACAAACGTATATGAAGGGATAAAAATATTCCTTCAGCCGGCGGATATTTGATTTTGGATgaatttttaatcttatttttcctaTTTTTATTAACCGGATCAAAAATTCATCCAAAATCAAATATCCGCCGGCTGAAGGAATAccatatttgattttgattttgattttctaatattttttacaTTTGTCCTGCTattcaatataatatttttatattttagtcaaAAACAATGCATcgcatattaataaaaaaattttaggCCAAATTTTTGCCTGGTATTTGGGACCTATATAGATGGTCAaatgtaaaattaaaaaaaaaaaacatgagtgaatgatatatatatatatatatatatatatacgtcatCAACGTAATGTGGCAAAATTGATCCaacctattttatttttacatcagagagagagagagagagaatgttcTGAGCCGGAGGGATCAGTAGAAATTCATCTTATTTAAAAAAGGTACTCAGTATCTCGTTTCAATCTGTTTTAAAAAGGATTATGATAAGATTATATCTAGCAATAAACCTTCGGTTAAGTTAATATTCACTCATCACAGCATAAAAACACATATGAGTTAAAAGTGGAGAGATTGCATTATATATTGATAATTTTGTAACTATCAGGTGTCAGgcacttctttttattttatctaGAGTGGATGCATTagcacaaatgaaatattttgataATGTGGGAcagttcaaatttttttttcttttatcctaTACGATTGCATAATGCATAAAAGAGATACTTCATTTAAATCAAATACTGTAGATAATTTTATGACCTCAACAAATGCATTTTGGTCACGTCGAGCACTTCACGTCGAGCACTTCactcatcacacacacacacacacacacatatatatatatatatatatatatatatatatatatatacaaaaagagATTTTGGTCACGTCGAGCACTTcactttgttttttttctttttggttttggGTCAGCACATACTAGAGGGGCCGGTGCTGATCATCGTATGCTTGTGAGTATACTTTTTTCTTTCTTCGATATGTTGACATCAATCGAATTGAAGTCTTACCACAATGATTCTTGCATCACTCGTCAAAGTAGCGACTTCCTCGACAGGGGCACAAGCTCGGGTTCTGTCTGCCTAGGCTCAACCACTTGGGCTCGGTCAACTGATGAGGTCGAGTAGCTAGACACGACCGGGTAGATGGTCCTCCGACCCGACCTGGCTGCCTCGGGCAAAGCCTACTGTTGGGGCTCGGCCGTGGTTGGGTTGGGCTACAAACTTAgcttaaaagaaaaaggaacgtAAAATTTATTTGAGCAACCAATCCTTGAGGTTTATTCTCCTTCTTTTTAACATGAGGAAGCATCCTCAATCACCGAGCCACAAGGGACTCATTGCTTGCTTGTCAACACAAATCTAAGAAGGGAGTCCAGTCCGCCTTGAGCCTAACTCCATTGCAACTCTGATAAGTCAACGACATCCATCCCGCTGCTATCCTATCTAACTTCCGCATAAATATAACTTAGATGGAAAAGAGAAAATCTAGATTttcataaattattataagatgctCGGGTCGAATAAGGAGAAAAATCATCATCTCAAACTTAGGAATGTCCAGTGACATGAAAAAAGAATACTTGCATTAGTGTACATGGAATGAAAAAAGAATACTGCTTGCTATTCTGTATGCAAAGTTATGATAATTGAAATAAAACCCAACCAAGAGTTGATATGGAAACATTATGTACGAAAGAAAACAGACGGAGAAGGCAAGTGAATCTTCCATCATCATTGACGACCACCACCCAAGCAGTATTTACGGCCACCTGCATTGAATCCAATGAAGTCGAGCAAGTCCTTGcaagatttcttcttcaattccttcgACGCTTCCCCTTCTGCGGTGCAGTGCGTCTTATGCACAGGATCATGGCTTTGAGTCGATCCGAAGCCTTCATTTCTCGTCTCCATAGCGCCTACTTTTTGGTTGGACgttgctgatgatgatgatgatgatgataacaggGTGTACTTGGCCGGATGCTTGTTTGACGCACACCGGAGAGGGAGCAGCGCCCTCAACCGCCACTTGCGACGCATAACGCCCTTGGCTAGGAAAGAAATAGGATCCTTGTCCTTCCCTGAACTCTCTCTTGTTGCCTCCACCATCGCAACCGTGAagggatcttcttcttcttcttcgtcgtcgcTACGTTTGCTCTGGTGGCGAAAAGACCATAACCTTCTCGTTCTAGGAGGCCTCGGAGGCCGCTGAGAGGAGGTGGCGCCGCCTCCGTGGCCCACGCTTTGGAAGTATAGGCGAGGAGGAGGCTTCAATGGCAGAATTATTTTATTCTCAAAGACCTCATCAGTTGCAGCTACCGCCGGCGGTTCGTACTGATTTCCTCTGAAACCCAATTCAAAGTCGAACTCGCTGCAGCGGTTATCATTTCTGAAGCTAAATTCACACTTGGGAGTGCCAGGCTTCTCCTCCCAATTGAAAGGGACACCGAAGGTGGCAGGGGATTCCGAGGGAGAAGGACAGATGAGGTGGCTTAAGTGTGCATAGGTGGAACCGGCTGAAGCCGAGCTGGCGGGCGCACTGGAGCAGCGGGAGTACATGTTGAAGGGGTGGTCGAGAAGCTCCTCCGGGCTCGATGAAGCACCGTCGTCAGGGATGGTACTGGTGGCCATAATGCCCAAGTCCGAGGCTTGGGCGGCTACCACCACCACCTTCATATTCGTCATTACCTTCTCCTTCGATGCACTGTGGCTTCGAAAGCTTTTGCAGATTTTAGGAAGCAGGAATGAGGGATTTCAGGGAAGAGGGGAGGTTGTGTCTTGACATACCAATATCCATCTACCAACACTCTGATATTTGAATCCATTCAAGCAGATCATTAGAAttcgctttttggttcttctaacCAAATGACGTCTCTTGGTTCATTTTCCAGAATTTGGTTAATTCCTACGTTGGCGgttcattgaacataatgataAAAGATACGCTCGATTCTTCTAGTGATATTATATGGAACACAATGGGAGTAATGTCAACGCGCTTTCAGGGAAAGAGCGAGTACAAGGTGTCACGCTCATATAGTCGTCAGCCTTCTTAGAAAGCACACGAGACAGATTTGAGAGGTATGAAACAAGAGGAGGGGTCCTAACGTATACAATGCTGTTTATTTGCTAATTGAGGCCTTTGAGGCAATACGACACTACCCATTGTGGTCACGGGGACACAATGAGAAGCTAACTCAGATGTACCATATTTCATAGAGCTTCTGAACATGCAGCAAAACAAAACAACATTTCTTTAAAATACCTAGATTTGTCATTTGCATTCTCTGTCTGGAGTTCATTTTCCCCTTCAGGTCCGTACCGTTCCAACAATCACCACTGACTTAATACTAAGTTTTGGCTGTGCAACTTTATCAAAAATTTATACTTTGAGCAACAACAAAAAATGAAAAAGCTACATAAGATTTTCCTCAAGTAAAGGAGgagatatttcatgaatacacaaATGATTGTTGGACCAAAGACTAAAGAGGCAATGGGACGCAGATATCAGCAAAGACAATTCAGTCATGTAAAAGTATGTGAAAACCCCCCAACCATGTGCACATCCTATACAATAATGTAAATGGGCGAACTTGAATGAGTGGAGAGTTGACGCAGTTCCAGAATGATTCTCTTGTATGAGGTGGCTCTTGGTGGTAGATAACAAGCACTGATAGGGGTGACAACAGATCAACGAATTGTATAGATCAACAACTAATGTTCATCCATCTGAAGAATTAGCTTCAAATGATGGTAGTTATTACCATGGCAGATGACACCTCCACAGGTCAATGAATTGGATAGATCAACAACTAATGTTCATCCATCTGGAGAATTAGCTTCAAACGATGGTACTATGGCAGATGACAGCTCCACATGTGATACCCGAACAGCACCAATAAGCCGTTCCGGAAGCTCATCATAAGTGTTTGCCTGTGAAAGAAAACATATACTAATCAAGAGAACAAAtgtaaaaaatattagaaaattttactgTATCACAGTTTTCTTTCAAGATAAAAGGAAttagttcatgcatcaaatgttCTGAAATCAAACCTGTAAACTTAATGCTAACATCCTAGCCAAGGTAattatcactaattcagaagtttaacTTGCAGTTTAAACTCAACAGAACCAGCTCCATATAGTTAGGATATTCATTATTGTAGTTGTTTAAGACAAGGCAACCAAGTTAACAATCTAGCCAACTATAACTgaaaaaactaaaaaagaaaattgagaTCTACCAATGCACATGGACACCCTACATATTAAGATATTGTTGGATACAGCAAACAGGCCAAACATCATCCAGTTTATTTAGCATAAATAGCTCAAATGCACAACATGCAGTGAGAAAAGTTAAACTGCAGTGTCTCTTAGGATGAACCAATACTCTAATATTTCTACTAAAATCCTGTAGTTTACTAACAGAAACCTTTATATACATATGATACATTTGCCAGACTGAGAAAGCTAAAGCTAAAAATGCAATCTTCTGGGTCAGTGCTTGACAACTAAGATTCACAAGTGAAACATGTTATGTTTTGTCTCCTTGTGCTCCTTATGACTTCTGAACCAGGAAATAACTTGTGATGTGTACGAGACAATCAAGAAAATAAGATTTCCACTCAACGAACGAATACCTAATTTGGAATTAGGTACATTTTTTGCAGGATTATGCAACCAGTGACTTTCAATGTAATATAAACCTGTACATGAAAATTCAATGGAGATTGTCTTGAAAATGACTCATAGAAGGCCACTTTTAACAACAAAGTACCATATCTCCCTCCCTCTACCTACTGATGTCTGTTAATAGCACCAAATCAAATACTGCTAGCATACATTTGTGGTAGAACATTTCTTGGTGCAAGTAACATGATAGGAGAATTCAACTTGTCCTTTCTTGAGAAATGCCAACAATAGAAAAGCA belongs to Musa acuminata AAA Group cultivar baxijiao chromosome BXJ3-5, Cavendish_Baxijiao_AAA, whole genome shotgun sequence and includes:
- the LOC135638388 gene encoding uncharacterized protein LOC135638388; protein product: MTNMKVVVVAAQASDLGIMATSTIPDDGASSSPEELLDHPFNMYSRCSSAPASSASAGSTYAHLSHLICPSPSESPATFGVPFNWEEKPGTPKCEFSFRNDNRCSEFDFELGFRGNQYEPPAVAATDEVFENKIILPLKPPPRLYFQSVGHGGGATSSQRPPRPPRTRRLWSFRHQSKRSDDEEEEEDPFTVAMVEATRESSGKDKDPISFLAKGVMRRKWRLRALLPLRCASNKHPAKYTLLSSSSSSSATSNQKVGAMETRNEGFGSTQSHDPVHKTHCTAEGEASKELKKKSCKDLLDFIGFNAGGRKYCLGGGRQ